The Micromonospora sp. WMMD961 genome has a segment encoding these proteins:
- a CDS encoding lysophospholipid acyltransferase family protein produces the protein MARRRLGFWQRFAVGLVKPVMTVWTRRTWSGQEHLGGDGGVIIVANHLSHADPLVSAHFIYDSGRWPQYLGKASVFRVPVVGWILHRCLQIPVERGSVDAVRSLDALVGALNQGGAVVIYPEGTTTRQPELWPMKAKTGAARLALATGAPVVPVVMWGPEQIFDPRTSRVNLRPRIPVTVVAGEPIDLSRWADAQPTRATLEEMTDTIMLRLRDMLAEIRGGTPPPLWARPARSSAGREQQGEAA, from the coding sequence GTGGCACGGCGGAGGCTGGGGTTCTGGCAACGGTTCGCCGTAGGGCTGGTCAAGCCCGTGATGACCGTGTGGACCCGCCGGACCTGGAGTGGCCAGGAACACCTCGGCGGCGACGGCGGCGTGATCATCGTGGCGAACCACCTCTCGCACGCCGACCCGCTGGTCTCCGCGCACTTCATCTACGACTCCGGGCGATGGCCGCAGTACCTGGGCAAGGCCAGCGTGTTCCGGGTGCCGGTGGTCGGCTGGATCCTGCACCGGTGCCTGCAGATCCCGGTCGAGCGGGGCAGCGTCGACGCGGTCCGCTCGCTGGACGCGCTGGTCGGTGCGCTCAACCAGGGCGGTGCCGTGGTGATCTACCCGGAGGGCACCACCACCCGGCAGCCGGAGCTGTGGCCGATGAAGGCGAAGACCGGCGCGGCCCGGCTGGCCCTGGCCACCGGTGCACCCGTCGTACCGGTGGTGATGTGGGGGCCGGAGCAGATCTTCGATCCACGCACCAGTCGCGTGAACCTGCGCCCCCGGATCCCGGTGACCGTCGTCGCCGGGGAACCGATCGACCTGAGCCGGTGGGCGGATGCCCAGCCGACCCGGGCCACCCTCGAAGAGATGACGGACACCATAATGTTGCGGCTGCGGGACATGCTCGCCGAGATCCGTGGTGGCACTCCGCCGCCGCTGTGGGCGCGACCGGCCAGGTCCTCCGCAGGCCGCGAGCAGCAGGGCGAAGCGGCATGA
- a CDS encoding NAD(P)H-dependent glycerol-3-phosphate dehydrogenase: MSGHVAVLGAGSWGTAFAKILADAGRDVTVWARRAPVAECIRAERRNPEYLPDLLLPARVTATADAVEAITGAEVVVLAVPSQTLRGNLAEWVGHLHPDSTLVSLMKGIELGTTKRMSEVIVETAGVAADRVVVVSGPNLAPEIAAEQPAATVVAGTNSHRTALVQASIRTPYLRPYTNDDVIGCELGGAVKNVIALSYGIATAMGFGDNTRAMLMTRGLAETARLGVALGADPITFAGLAGMGDLVASCSSPLARNRTFGEHLGRGETLEQAQTATRQTAEGVKSCLAIRDLARAHGVEMPITEHVERICHEGMDPRLAVEALMSRTAKPESYE, translated from the coding sequence ATGAGCGGGCATGTCGCGGTGCTCGGGGCCGGTTCCTGGGGCACCGCGTTCGCCAAGATCCTGGCCGACGCGGGTCGGGACGTGACGGTGTGGGCCCGCCGCGCGCCGGTCGCCGAGTGCATCCGGGCCGAGCGCCGCAACCCGGAGTACCTGCCGGACCTGCTGCTGCCGGCCCGGGTCACCGCCACCGCCGACGCGGTTGAGGCGATCACCGGCGCGGAGGTGGTGGTGCTGGCGGTGCCGTCGCAGACCCTGCGCGGCAACCTCGCCGAGTGGGTCGGGCACCTGCACCCGGACTCCACCCTGGTGTCGCTGATGAAGGGCATCGAGCTGGGCACCACCAAGCGGATGAGCGAGGTCATCGTGGAGACCGCCGGGGTCGCCGCGGACCGGGTGGTCGTGGTGTCCGGCCCGAACCTGGCCCCGGAGATCGCCGCCGAGCAGCCCGCGGCGACGGTGGTCGCCGGGACGAACAGCCACCGCACGGCCCTCGTGCAGGCGTCGATCCGGACGCCGTACCTGCGCCCGTACACCAACGACGACGTGATCGGCTGTGAGCTGGGCGGTGCGGTCAAGAACGTGATCGCCCTGTCCTACGGCATCGCCACCGCGATGGGGTTCGGCGACAACACCCGGGCCATGCTGATGACCCGTGGGCTGGCCGAGACGGCCCGGCTGGGCGTGGCGCTCGGCGCGGACCCGATCACCTTCGCCGGCCTCGCCGGGATGGGTGACCTGGTCGCCTCCTGCTCGTCCCCGCTGGCCCGCAACCGCACCTTCGGCGAGCACCTGGGCCGGGGCGAGACGCTGGAGCAGGCCCAGACCGCCACCCGGCAGACCGCCGAGGGCGTGAAGAGCTGCCTGGCGATCCGCGACCTGGCCCGCGCGCACGGCGTGGAGATGCCGATCACCGAGCACGTCGAGCGGATCTGCCACGAGGGGATGGACCCGCGGCTCGCCGTGGAGGCCCTGATGAGCCGCACCGCCAAGCCCGAGTCGTACGAGTGA
- a CDS encoding cystathionine gamma-lyase, giving the protein MSEWGDGTRCVRAGLPEPAPGDPFLPGPVFAAPYHLDPFQGQGTSPNGYGRPDNPTRRLLEAAVGELEGGECRVFATGQAAITGLLLTLLRPGDTVVLPTDGYFPVRAFATDVLEAIGVRVLFVPTVGPYPSFEGVRLVLVETPANPGLDVVDVAALAERAHAAGALLAVDNTTATPLGQRPLDLGADLVVASGTKALTGHSDLLLGYLASRSTELIAAVTTWRTTTGSVPGAFDAWLAHRSLATLDLRLARQSANAAAVADLLAGRSDVTGLRWPGRPDDPAYPVASAQMRRIPGVLSFDLGSADRVGRFIEAARLVAAATSFGGLHTTADRREQWGDDTAPGFVRLSCGAEDTADLVADIVAALDAAGSV; this is encoded by the coding sequence ATGAGCGAGTGGGGAGACGGCACCCGCTGCGTACGCGCCGGCCTGCCTGAGCCGGCACCGGGGGATCCGTTCCTGCCGGGGCCGGTCTTCGCCGCGCCGTACCATCTCGACCCGTTCCAGGGTCAGGGCACGTCGCCGAACGGCTACGGTCGCCCGGACAACCCGACCCGGCGGTTGCTGGAGGCGGCCGTGGGCGAGTTGGAAGGCGGTGAGTGCCGCGTCTTCGCCACCGGCCAGGCGGCCATCACCGGCCTGCTGCTGACCCTGCTGCGCCCCGGGGACACGGTGGTGTTGCCCACCGACGGATACTTCCCGGTCCGGGCGTTCGCCACCGACGTGCTGGAGGCGATCGGCGTCCGGGTGCTCTTCGTGCCGACCGTCGGGCCGTACCCGTCATTCGAGGGTGTCCGGCTGGTGCTGGTGGAGACGCCGGCGAACCCGGGCCTGGACGTGGTCGACGTGGCGGCCCTGGCCGAGCGGGCGCACGCCGCCGGTGCGCTGCTCGCGGTGGACAACACCACGGCCACCCCGCTCGGTCAACGCCCGCTCGACCTCGGTGCCGACCTGGTGGTCGCCTCGGGCACGAAGGCGCTCACCGGCCACTCCGACCTGCTGCTGGGTTACCTGGCCAGCCGGTCCACCGAGCTGATCGCGGCGGTGACGACCTGGCGGACGACCACCGGATCGGTTCCGGGGGCGTTCGACGCCTGGTTGGCACACCGGTCGCTGGCCACCCTCGACCTGCGGCTGGCCCGGCAGAGCGCGAACGCCGCCGCGGTCGCCGACCTGCTCGCCGGCCGGTCGGACGTGACCGGCCTGCGCTGGCCGGGGCGGCCGGACGACCCCGCGTACCCGGTGGCCTCGGCCCAGATGCGCCGGATCCCGGGGGTGCTCTCGTTCGATTTGGGCAGCGCCGACCGGGTGGGCCGGTTCATCGAGGCCGCCCGGCTGGTGGCGGCGGCGACCTCCTTCGGTGGCCTGCACACCACGGCGGACCGGCGGGAGCAGTGGGGCGACGACACCGCACCGGGCTTCGTCCGGCTCTCCTGCGGGGCGGAGGACACCGCGGACCTGGTGGCCGACATCGTCGCCGCGCTGGACGCCGCCGGGTCGGTCTGA
- a CDS encoding putative protein N(5)-glutamine methyltransferase — protein sequence MALADRSALVGRLRAAGCVYAEDEADLLLAAADDPATLADLSERRVAGEPLEYLLGWAEFAGLRIAVDAGVFVPRARTALLVQVAAEVTGPEPAVVDLCCGSGAATVALAHRLTPRWLAAVDIDPAAVACARRNVAGLDAEVYEGDLFAPLPRQWRGRLDLVVANAPYVPTDAVALMPPEARLHEAPVALDGGPDGLSVLRRVGVDAAHWLTPGGHLVVEAGTTQVPVLCDAFSAAGLVPTVRQDEDLDATAVVAQRPT from the coding sequence ATGGCGCTCGCCGACCGTTCCGCCCTCGTGGGTCGGCTGCGCGCCGCTGGCTGCGTCTACGCCGAGGACGAGGCGGATCTGCTGCTGGCCGCTGCCGACGATCCGGCGACGTTGGCCGACCTGAGCGAGCGCCGGGTGGCCGGCGAACCGCTGGAGTACCTGCTCGGTTGGGCGGAGTTCGCCGGTCTGCGGATCGCCGTCGACGCCGGCGTCTTCGTGCCGCGTGCCCGGACCGCCCTGCTGGTCCAGGTGGCGGCCGAGGTGACCGGCCCGGAGCCGGCCGTCGTCGACCTCTGCTGCGGGTCCGGGGCCGCCACCGTCGCGCTGGCGCACCGACTCACGCCACGCTGGCTGGCCGCCGTCGACATCGACCCGGCGGCCGTGGCATGTGCGAGGCGCAACGTCGCCGGGCTGGATGCCGAGGTGTACGAGGGCGATCTCTTCGCCCCGCTGCCCCGGCAGTGGCGGGGTCGACTGGACCTCGTGGTCGCCAACGCCCCGTACGTGCCGACCGACGCGGTGGCGTTGATGCCCCCGGAGGCGCGGCTGCACGAGGCCCCGGTGGCGCTCGACGGCGGGCCGGACGGGCTCTCGGTGCTGCGCCGGGTGGGCGTCGACGCCGCGCACTGGCTGACCCCCGGTGGACACCTGGTGGTCGAGGCCGGCACCACCCAGGTGCCGGTGCTCTGCGACGCGTTCAGCGCCGCCGGCCTGGTCCCCACCGTGCGACAGGACGAGGACCTGGACGCCACCGCAGTCGTAGCCCAACGCCCAACCTAA